A single Pseudomonas sp. HN11 DNA region contains:
- the argF gene encoding ornithine carbamoyltransferase, whose product MSARHFLSLMDCTPEELVSVIRRGIELKDLRNRGVLFEPLKNRVLGMIFEKSSTRTRVSFEAGMIQLGGQAIFLSSRDTQLGRGEPIADSAKVMSSMLDAVMIRTFAHSTVTEFSANSRVPVINGLSDDLHPCQLLADMQTFLEHRGSIQGKTVAWIGDGNNMCNSYIEAAIQFDFQLRVACPEGYEPDARFLAQAGDRVTLLRDPHEAVIGAHLVSTDVWTSMGQEDETAKRLALFAPYQVTRALLDLAASDVLFMHCLPAHRGEEISTDLLDDPRSVAWDQAENRLHAQKALLEFLVPPSYHHA is encoded by the coding sequence ATGAGCGCAAGGCACTTTCTCTCCCTGATGGATTGCACGCCCGAAGAGCTGGTCAGCGTGATCCGTCGAGGCATTGAGCTTAAAGACCTGCGTAACCGCGGCGTACTGTTCGAGCCTTTGAAAAACCGCGTGCTCGGCATGATCTTCGAGAAGTCGTCGACCCGCACCCGTGTGTCGTTTGAAGCCGGCATGATCCAACTGGGTGGCCAAGCCATCTTTTTGTCTTCGCGCGACACCCAACTGGGTCGTGGCGAGCCGATCGCCGACAGCGCGAAGGTGATGTCGAGCATGCTCGACGCCGTGATGATCCGTACCTTTGCCCACAGCACCGTGACCGAATTTTCCGCCAACTCCCGCGTACCGGTGATCAACGGCCTCTCCGATGATCTGCACCCGTGCCAGTTGCTGGCTGACATGCAAACCTTCCTCGAGCACCGTGGCTCGATCCAGGGCAAGACCGTGGCCTGGATCGGCGACGGCAACAACATGTGCAACAGCTATATAGAAGCGGCAATCCAGTTCGACTTCCAACTGCGCGTTGCCTGTCCGGAAGGCTACGAGCCTGACGCGCGCTTTCTGGCACAGGCCGGTGACCGCGTGACGTTGTTACGTGACCCGCATGAGGCCGTGATCGGCGCACACCTGGTGAGCACCGACGTCTGGACCTCCATGGGCCAAGAAGACGAAACAGCCAAGCGCCTGGCCCTGTTCGCCCCGTACCAAGTGACCCGTGCCCTGCTCGACCTGGCCGCGTCCGACGTGCTGTTTATGCATTGCCTGCCGGCCCACCGTGGCGAAGAGATCAGTACAGACCTGCTCGACGACCCACGCTCGGTCGCTTGGGACCAGGCTGAAAACCGCCTGCATGCGCAAAAGGCCCTGCTCGAATTTCTCGTTCCCCCGTCGTACCACCACGCATGA
- the grxD gene encoding Grx4 family monothiol glutaredoxin: MDIIETIKEQIANNTILLYMKGAPNAPQCGFSAKASQAIMACGEKFAYVDILQNPEIRANLPKYANWPTFPQLWVAGELVGGSDIIVEMAADGSLQTLVKEAAANAAAKTNA, from the coding sequence ATGGATATCATCGAAACGATCAAAGAGCAGATTGCCAACAACACCATTCTGCTTTACATGAAGGGCGCGCCAAACGCTCCTCAGTGCGGTTTCTCCGCGAAGGCGTCCCAGGCCATCATGGCGTGTGGCGAGAAATTCGCTTACGTGGATATCCTGCAAAACCCGGAAATCCGCGCCAACCTGCCGAAGTACGCCAACTGGCCGACCTTCCCACAGCTGTGGGTTGCCGGTGAGCTGGTCGGCGGTAGCGACATCATCGTTGAGATGGCGGCTGATGGCTCGCTGCAAACGCTGGTCAAAGAAGCCGCAGCAAACGCGGCGGCCAAGACCAACGCTTGA
- a CDS encoding molybdopterin oxidoreductase family protein produces the protein MTKTLHHRACHLCEAICGLTLETTQAEDGTLAITSIKGDALDTFSRGHICPKAVALQDIQNDPDRLHQPMLRVGSEWQPVAWEDAFALVAERLSAIQTRHGQNAVAVYQGNPSVHNYGLMTHSNYFLGQLKTRNRFSATSVDQLPHHLTSYLMYGHGLLLPIPDIDHTDFMLILGGNPLVSNGSIMTVPDVEKRLKAIQARGGKVVVVDPRRSETAAMADQHLFVRPGGDAALLFGMLNTLFAENLTRDSHLPIEGLEDVRRAIAGFTADAMSRQCAVPAEQIRQLARDFAAADKAVCYGRMGVSTQAFGTLCHWLVQLINVVTGNLDRVGGALCTTPAVDLVASTGGGHFNRWQSRVSGRPEYGGELPVSALAEEMLTEGEGQIRALVTVAGNPVLSTPNGRQLERALDGLEFMVSIDLYINETTRYADLILPSTSALENDHYDTTFNMFAVRNVTRFNRAILPKPAGALHDWEIFVGLAKAFSAHNGIALKPTLPPAQMIDFGLRAGVYGDASSHKLSVAMLADHPHGVDLGPLQPNLAARLKTADGKVQAAPAVILADLVRFAAQPVPVADELLLIGRRHVRSNNSWMHNYHRLVKGKPRHQLLMHPDDLASRQLSDGQRVRVSSRIGMIEVEVVASLDMMPGVVSLPHGWGHGRPGVQMTIASGQPGASANDLTDERQLDELSGNAALNGVPVQVEAA, from the coding sequence ATGACCAAGACTCTCCACCACCGTGCCTGCCATCTGTGTGAAGCCATTTGTGGCCTGACCCTTGAAACCACCCAAGCCGAGGACGGCACCCTGGCGATCACTTCAATCAAGGGTGATGCGCTGGATACGTTCAGCCGTGGGCATATCTGCCCCAAGGCCGTCGCGTTGCAAGATATCCAGAACGATCCCGACCGCCTGCACCAACCCATGTTGCGGGTCGGCAGCGAATGGCAGCCGGTTGCGTGGGAAGACGCCTTTGCGCTTGTAGCCGAACGGCTGTCAGCTATTCAGACGCGGCACGGGCAGAACGCGGTGGCCGTGTACCAGGGCAATCCCAGCGTGCACAACTATGGGCTGATGACCCACAGCAACTACTTCCTGGGCCAACTGAAGACGCGCAATCGGTTTTCCGCCACCTCCGTGGACCAACTACCTCATCATCTCACCAGCTATCTCATGTACGGCCACGGCCTGTTGCTGCCGATCCCGGACATTGATCACACCGACTTCATGCTGATCCTGGGTGGCAACCCGCTGGTGTCCAACGGCAGCATCATGACCGTGCCCGACGTGGAGAAACGTCTCAAGGCGATCCAGGCACGGGGTGGCAAAGTGGTGGTGGTCGACCCTCGGCGCAGCGAGACGGCGGCAATGGCCGATCAGCACCTGTTTGTGCGCCCAGGTGGTGATGCGGCCTTGTTGTTCGGGATGCTCAACACTTTGTTTGCCGAGAACCTGACCCGCGACAGCCATCTGCCGATTGAAGGCCTTGAGGACGTTCGTCGTGCCATCGCCGGATTTACCGCCGACGCCATGAGCCGTCAATGTGCGGTGCCTGCCGAACAGATACGTCAATTGGCGCGGGACTTTGCTGCGGCGGACAAAGCGGTGTGCTATGGGCGCATGGGCGTTTCGACCCAGGCATTCGGCACGTTGTGTCATTGGCTGGTGCAGTTGATCAACGTGGTGACTGGCAATCTGGACCGCGTAGGGGGCGCACTGTGTACCACGCCGGCCGTAGACCTGGTGGCGTCGACCGGTGGTGGGCATTTCAATCGCTGGCAGAGTCGGGTTTCCGGGCGTCCGGAGTACGGTGGCGAGCTGCCTGTGTCGGCATTGGCTGAGGAAATGCTAACCGAAGGTGAAGGGCAAATCCGTGCATTGGTCACGGTGGCGGGCAATCCGGTGTTGTCGACGCCGAACGGCCGGCAATTGGAACGGGCCCTTGATGGTCTGGAGTTCATGGTCAGCATCGACCTCTATATCAACGAAACCACGCGCTATGCGGACCTGATCCTGCCCTCCACTTCGGCACTGGAAAACGATCATTACGACACTACCTTCAATATGTTCGCGGTGCGTAATGTCACCCGGTTCAATCGCGCGATTCTGCCCAAGCCCGCAGGCGCGTTGCATGACTGGGAGATTTTCGTTGGTCTGGCCAAAGCCTTCTCAGCTCATAATGGAATTGCGCTCAAACCGACCCTGCCTCCGGCGCAGATGATTGATTTCGGCCTGCGCGCGGGTGTCTACGGTGATGCATCCAGCCACAAGTTATCCGTGGCCATGCTGGCGGATCATCCCCACGGCGTGGACCTTGGGCCGCTGCAACCCAACCTTGCCGCGCGGTTGAAAACCGCTGACGGCAAAGTGCAAGCGGCGCCGGCGGTGATCCTCGCTGACTTGGTGCGTTTTGCCGCTCAACCGGTGCCTGTGGCCGACGAACTGCTGCTGATCGGTCGTCGTCATGTGCGCAGCAACAATTCCTGGATGCATAATTATCACCGGCTGGTGAAGGGTAAGCCGCGTCATCAATTGCTGATGCATCCGGATGACCTGGCCAGTCGGCAATTGAGCGATGGCCAGCGCGTGCGTGTCAGTTCGCGCATCGGCATGATTGAAGTGGAAGTGGTGGCCAGCCTGGACATGATGCCCGGTGTGGTCAGTCTGCCCCACGGCTGGGGCCACGGACGCCCTGGCGTGCAGATGACGATCGCCAGCGGGCAGCCAGGCGCCAGTGCCAATGACTTGACCGACGAACGGCAGTTGGACGAGCTATCTGGCAATGCGGCCTTGAATGGCGTTCCCGTGCAGGTAGAAGCCGCCTGA
- a CDS encoding ABC transporter ATP-binding protein yields MSHSLLLNLRNMACGYQDQRVVQNLNLHLNAGDIGCLLGSSGCGKTTTLRAIAGFEPVHEGEISLAGEVISSAGFTLAPEKRRIGMVFQDYALFPHLSVADNIAFGIRKHPQKDRVVAELLELVNLKNLGKRFPHELSGGQQQRVALARALAPEPALLLLDEPFSNLDGELRRKLSHEVRDILKARGTSAILVTHDQEEAFAVSDQVGVFKEGRLEQWDTPYNLYHEPQTPYVASFIGQGYFIRGQLSSPESVGTELGELRGNRAYTWPTGGAVDVLLRPDDIVYAPDSALKARIIGKTFLGASTLYRLQLPTGAQLESIFPSHADHQVGADVGIRVAAEHLVLFQASGSTAAQIPQVESGVRRYSPV; encoded by the coding sequence ATGAGTCATTCATTACTGCTGAACCTGCGCAATATGGCATGCGGCTACCAAGATCAACGGGTGGTGCAGAACCTCAATCTGCACCTCAATGCCGGCGACATCGGCTGCCTGCTGGGCTCTTCGGGTTGCGGCAAGACCACCACGCTACGAGCGATTGCCGGGTTTGAGCCGGTGCACGAAGGTGAAATCAGCCTGGCCGGTGAAGTGATCTCCAGCGCCGGGTTCACCCTGGCACCGGAGAAACGTCGTATCGGCATGGTGTTCCAAGACTACGCGCTGTTTCCTCACTTGAGCGTGGCCGACAACATCGCTTTCGGCATTCGCAAGCATCCGCAGAAAGACCGTGTGGTGGCTGAGTTGCTGGAGCTGGTCAACCTGAAAAACCTGGGCAAGCGTTTCCCCCACGAACTTTCCGGCGGCCAGCAACAACGCGTCGCCCTCGCCCGCGCGTTGGCGCCGGAGCCGGCCCTGTTGTTGCTGGATGAACCCTTCTCCAACCTGGATGGCGAACTTCGCCGCAAGCTCAGCCACGAAGTGCGCGATATCCTCAAGGCGCGTGGCACCAGTGCGATCCTGGTTACCCATGACCAGGAAGAAGCTTTCGCCGTCAGCGACCAGGTCGGTGTGTTCAAGGAAGGTCGTCTGGAGCAGTGGGACACGCCCTACAACCTCTATCACGAACCGCAGACGCCTTACGTCGCCAGCTTCATCGGCCAGGGTTACTTCATCCGTGGCCAATTGAGTTCGCCAGAGTCGGTCGGTACCGAACTGGGTGAGCTGCGCGGCAATCGCGCCTACACCTGGCCTACGGGCGGTGCGGTGGATGTGTTGCTGCGCCCGGATGATATCGTCTATGCACCGGACAGCGCGTTGAAAGCGCGGATCATCGGCAAGACCTTCCTCGGCGCGTCGACCTTGTACCGCCTGCAACTGCCGACCGGCGCGCAATTGGAGTCGATTTTCCCGAGCCATGCCGACCATCAGGTCGGCGCGGATGTGGGGATCCGTGTGGCCGCCGAACACCTGGTGCTGTTCCAGGCCTCAGGCAGCACCGCCGCGCAGATCCCTCAAGTCGAATCCGGCGTGAGACGCTACAGCCCGGTATAA
- the ybaK gene encoding Cys-tRNA(Pro) deacylase, translating to MTPALDLLKKVRAEHRIHSYEHDPKAASYGLEAAEKLGLDPAQVFKTLLASSEKGELLVAVVPVVGSLDLKALAQAAGVKKVEMADPAAAQRSTGYLLGGISPLGQKKRLRTFIDVTAQPFATIFVSAGRRGLEVELPATVLAEHTQAKFAEIGRA from the coding sequence ATGACCCCCGCATTGGACCTGTTGAAAAAAGTTCGCGCCGAACATCGCATCCACAGTTATGAACACGACCCGAAGGCGGCGTCCTATGGGCTGGAGGCCGCGGAAAAGTTGGGCCTCGACCCGGCGCAGGTGTTCAAGACCTTGTTGGCGAGCAGCGAGAAGGGCGAATTGTTGGTGGCAGTGGTGCCGGTCGTCGGAAGTCTGGACTTGAAGGCGCTGGCTCAGGCTGCAGGCGTCAAGAAAGTCGAAATGGCCGACCCGGCGGCGGCCCAGCGTTCAACCGGGTATCTGTTGGGCGGCATCAGCCCGTTGGGGCAGAAGAAGCGTTTGCGCACGTTTATCGATGTGACGGCGCAGCCATTTGCGACGATTTTTGTGAGTGCGGGGAGAAGGGGCTTGGAAGTTGAATTGCCGGCGACTGTGCTGGCTGAACATACCCAGGCCAAATTCGCAGAAATTGGCCGGGCATGA